In Actinomycetota bacterium, a single genomic region encodes these proteins:
- the prcA gene encoding proteasome subunit alpha: MPVPFMYASPEQVMKDKADYARKGIARGKAIVALEYADGILFLAENPSATLHKVSEIYDRLAFAGVGKYNEYENLRIAGIRQADLKGYAYSRDDVTARALANMYSQVLGQIFTEAVKPFEVEILLAQVGADGQPNELYHVMYDGTMTDEEGFVALGGQSDDLARWLKDNYRPDSDLESAIRTGIGALTSGGSRELPAAQIEAAVLDRTLGRRKFKRLSDETIAAAQGA, from the coding sequence ATGCCGGTCCCGTTCATGTACGCCTCCCCCGAGCAGGTGATGAAGGACAAGGCCGACTACGCGCGCAAGGGCATCGCGCGCGGCAAGGCCATCGTCGCCCTCGAGTACGCGGACGGGATCCTGTTCCTGGCCGAGAACCCGTCCGCGACCCTGCACAAGGTCTCCGAGATCTACGACCGGCTCGCGTTCGCGGGTGTTGGGAAGTACAACGAGTACGAGAACCTGCGCATCGCCGGGATCCGGCAGGCCGACCTGAAGGGCTACGCGTACTCGCGGGACGACGTCACGGCCCGGGCGCTCGCGAACATGTACAGCCAGGTACTCGGACAGATCTTCACGGAGGCGGTGAAGCCCTTCGAGGTCGAGATCCTCCTGGCGCAGGTGGGGGCCGACGGACAGCCGAACGAGCTGTACCACGTGATGTACGACGGGACGATGACCGACGAGGAGGGGTTCGTCGCCCTGGGAGGACAGAGCGACGACCTGGCCCGCTGGCTGAAGGACAACTACCGTCCGGACAGCGACCTCGAGTCGGCGATACGCACCGGCATCGGCGCTCTCACCTCCGGCGGGTCCCGCGAGCTCCCGGCCGCCCAGATCGAGGCGGCCGTCCTCGACCGGACCCTCGGCCGCCGCAAGTTCAAGCGCCTCTCGGACGAGACGATCGCCGCCGCGCAGGGAGCCTAG